The sequence TCCGGCGGTCGGCTCATCCATGACCAGAATGTCCGGGCTCATGGAGAGCACCGAGGCGATCGCCACCCGCCGCTTCTGACCGGTAGACAGACGGTGGGGAGGTCGTTTTTTAAGATGTGTGACCCCCACCGTCTCCAACGCTTTTTCCACCCTGATTGCGACTTCTTCCGTTGTATATCCGAGGTTTAAAGGGCCGAAGGCCACGTCATCGAAAACGGTTGACATGAAGAGCTGATCGTCGGGGTCCTGGAAGACCATCCCCACAGTGCGGCGCACTTCCTGCAGGGTTTGGGGGGTGAGCTGATAATCGCCGATTCTCACCAGTCCTTCGCTGGGGGTGAGATAGCCGTTCAGGTGCAGGAGCAGGGTGGATTTCCCCGCGCCATTGGCGCCGACAATGGCCACCGACTCGCCGTGCTTAATCCGGAACGAGACGCCTTGAAGGGCGGGTGTCCGGTCGGGATAATGAAACTTCAGATCTTTGATTTCAACGATATGATGGCTCATCGGCTGATCTCCAGTAAAAGGCGCCCCAGTAAATCCGCGACATCGGTCAGGCGTAATACAATAAATAATCCGCTGAAGCCTATCAGAAACATGGCTTCCCCGTATCCAAAGCTGAACTGTCTGACGATTCGTATTTCTCTGGTAAAGGCGCGCGAGAGCATGGCCCGGTGAATCCTCTGGGCACGATCAATGGTGCGGAGGAGCAGGTTGCCCAGCATTTGCAGAAAGACTTTGAAGGAGATTCCGCTCTTGCGGTTGAAAGAACGCAGGGAGTGGGCGCGGATCATCCGGATGGCTTCGCCGATCAGGATGAAAAGATAACGGTAGAGGAGCAAGAGCTGGACGGCGAGTATCCTGGGCGCCCCCAATTTTTCCAGGGCCATGCAAAAGGCCGGAAAGCCGGTGGAGGCAATGAGGATCAGGGCGCAACCAACGGTGAGCGAAAAGCGCAGTAGAAGAGAGATGAAGGAAAGCCAGCCGCCGGTAACGTGCAAAGAACCAAGATGTAAAAGAACAGTTCGGTCCAGCCAGGGGTTGAAGATGCCGATGAAGATGACAAAGGGCGAAACCATCAGCAACTTGCGGAGTAGGAAACCCAGAGGCAGGTTGCCGAGCCCGATCAGCAGGGCCGGGTAGAGAAAGAAGGGCAGGAGCCGGGCGATTTCGTATTTGTCAAAGGAGACCACGCAGATAATGAATACCGCAGTGACCAGGACTTTGGCCCGTGGGTCAAGGCGATGCAGGGGGGTGTCCGCTTCGGCCAGACTGTCCAGATGGCCGATATCGTAAAAGGCCCGATTAATTTTTTCCGACATTGACGCTGTTTCCCGGGGGAACAGTTAATCTCAACTTTCCGAATTGTCTTAATGAATCAGAGTCATGCAGGAGCCAGGAGCCAGAAGTCAGGAGCCGGGAGCCGGAATGTTTGATTTTTTCACCCTTCGGGGACTCACTTCAGTACCCCTTGAGGGGAATAAGTTTCATACGAGCAGACAAGCTCCTCAACTTAAGCTTTTCACCCTTCGGGTATAAGTTTCGTACGAGCAGGCGAGCTGCTCAACTTAAGCTTTAAGCTTTTCTCCTGGCTTCTGACTCCTGGCTTCCGGCTTCTTGTGAACACAGGCAGGAAAAAATCGCCAAAACCCTTTTGTTTCACCCTTCGGGTATAACTTTCCCATGATTGGTGACTGCACGATTTTTCAAGAGTGCGCCGATACCTATGCCAAGCAGCATAACCAGCAGTCCACCGACCAGTCCGGCCACCGAAGTGCCGAGTTTGCCCGAGTCATTTTCTGCCGTTTCCTTGAACCCGTAGTCAGGTAAAAAGGCGGTTTTTTCCTGCATTCCTTCCAGAGCGTGGTGGATTCCTTTCGGCGCTTCCAGTTCTTCCTGGCCGGAAACCTTGAACATCGACCATTCCAGCCCGTCCGGATGCTCCGAGGCATACCAGGAAAGGATCCCGCCCGTGAATACCGTGACCAGAGCAAGACCGAGCAGAATCGGTTTCATCCGTAAAGAACCGAGGGGCTGGTCGGCGGCGGCTTTTTCCAGAATTTCCGGGCGATTCAGCCAGATGAAGGAGATGACCCCGGCGGTGACCAGGCCTTCAACGATGCCGATGGCCAGATGAATGGGCTGCATCATGATGACAAAAGACGAGAAGGGCAGTTCGGTAATCCCGGAAACAGTCGTCTCCAATACGACCCCGAGGGCGCCCAGCTGCAGACCGATCACCGCGGCAATCACGCTGCCGATCATCAGCCTGGCCTGAGTCGGACGATTCCCGACGATTTTTTTGTAGATCAGCGGGTAGGCAATGAAGCAGGGAAAAACCCCGAGGTTGAAGATGTTGCAGCCCAGGGCCAGCAGCCCTCCATCGGCGAAGAACAGGGACTGGACGGTCAGCACCGAGGCGATGGCGAGAAAGGCGGCGTGCGGCCCCAGAAGTATCGCCAGCAGCAGTCCTCCGCCGAGATGGCCGCTGGAGCCGGTGGCGGGAATGGTGAAGTTGATCATCTGGGCGGCGAAAACAAAGGCTGCCAGGACCCCCATCAACGGAATCTTGTGGTCGTCAAGGCTCTTTTTAACCTTGTTCGAGCTGTAAAAGGTGGCGGCGGCGGTGGCGGCCCACATGGTACCGCCCACAGCGGGTGAAAGTAAAGCGTCTGCCATATGCATGGTTCATTCTCCTTGTTGGTTGTGCTGAACACAAATGTTCGTCTTTAGAATTCCAGGGCAAGCTGAAGCGTTACCTGAGAAGCCTTGTTTTCGGTAGTTTTGTCATAATCGCTGTACAGGTATTCAAGCGAGAGGACGGTGTTTTCATAGAGGCCATAACTGCCGGTTACGCCATATCGTGCCACATCGTCCTGGTAGTGCTTTGCCTTCTCGTACCGGGCGCTGAAACTCCAGGCGTCGTTCGGGGCATAGGCAGCCTCCCCGAACCAGGCTCTCGGTTTGCTTCCGGTCAGTTCGGCGGCATGATCCGGATCGGCCAGCATGCTGGTGGAAAAATTCTTCAAGGCGCCAAGGTATTCCAGGCTGACGGTTACCGACGAGAGGTTAAGCGACAGGTAGGCGCTGAGAGCATTGACATTGTCCTCGTACTCCGTTGTGGCATCGGCCAGCAGGTCGCCATTGGTTTCGGCCAGGTCGCACATATAGGAAATTCCGAATCCGAATATGTTGGAAGGGGTAATCGCCAGGGACGCGACCCCGTTATCGATGACATCATGGCCCGTGGTGTCGTGAGCGCCGTTGAATATCCCGAATTGAGCTTCGACCATGCCTCTCTTCCAGCCGGTCATCAGGAGGGTGCGGCTGGTCTCCCCGAGTTCCAGGGTAAGAGGGTCGCTGACCATCGAGCTGTTGAAGTTGCCGAAAGGCAGATATTTTTTCCCGGCTGTCAATGTAAGATCTCCAGCGATGACGTTTGCCCAGGAAACACTGAGATGGGCTTCATCAACGGTCACTTCCGGTTCTTCCCCTTCTTCGTGGAGCAGGGCGATACGCCCCTCGACCCGATCATTGAATCTGGCGTCGAAACCGATCAGGGCTGTGGCGACAGAGATGTCGCTTTCAGCCGGAAGATCCTTGGTATCCCGGTAGCCAGCTTCAATCTCAACGACGCCCCAGATGTTCAGAAGCTTGCCGGCTTCGGTAATATTGAAGCCTTCCGTTTCCGTCTCCCTTCCCTCCAGTTTTTCCAGGCGGCGGCGAAGGTTTTCGATTTCCGCTGAGTCGTCCGCCTGAGCCTGGTGGGCAAGGGACAGGAGTATTAACGGGATCAGCAACAGCGCGGTGGTTTTAGACATCACTCCTCCATTTAAAATAAATTGATAAAGGCAATGGGTTCTGGTGTTACAAATCACAAAAAAGTAACACCGGGATGCTTAAAAAAAGGCCCCGCCGGAGGGCCTTGAAAACAGCTCCTAAAACCAGATGTTTCTGACTGAGTGGAACATGGTGTAGGAACCAAGAAAAACAATCAGGACAGCGCTGGCTATACCCATGCGGCGGCCGAATTCGAGATTCTCGCTGATCTTTCCGGTCAAGCGACCGGCCTGGGACAGGGCGACTCCGATCCCCATCATCACCAGACCCAGACCGAGACTGAAGAAGATGGTGATGCTCAGCCCCTGGGCGATTCTTCCGGCGGCAACTGCTGCCAGCAAAGTGGCAATGGCGGCGGGGCAGGGAATAATGCCGCCGGATATGCCGAGCAGGAGAAGGTCCCACTTGCTGTACGATGCGATTTTAGCCTGTTCAGGCTGATGGGCGGCATGGCTGTGGGAATGTGGGTGAGGGTGCTGATGCGGCTCATCGCCGGGGTGGTGCTCATGCTGATCATGCCGGTGGTTGTGGCTATGGTGGTCAAGATGATCATGCTGGTGATGGTCTGAATGAACATGGTCGTGATGGCTGTGGCCTTTCCCGAAAAGATGAAAGTGGTGATGTCCGGAATGCCCGAATAGTCTCTGGCGCAGCATCCAGATTCCGACCACGATGATGATCGCCGCCGACACCAGCCCGAGCCAGTTATGGAGTTCGGTCGCCGAATAGCTTGTCGACAGGAGCTTCGCGATTATCCCGAGGAGAATAACACTAAAGGTATGGGTAAAGGTAACAATCGCTCCCAGGATAAAGCCGTCCCAGGCCTTGCCTCTGCTGCCGATCATGTAGGCGGCAATTAAAGTTTTGCCATGGCCGGGTTCAAAGGCATGAAGAGCGCCGAGAGTGATTGCGCCGGAATAAAGCATGAGTGTATCAGTCATGAAAAGCCCCCCAAGGTTCGTTCCGTGACTTAAAACAATTATCGTCGCCCGGGCAATAAGGTCTGCGCCTCATTTTGCCGGGATAAATGCCCGGGGAGGTCGGGCAAGGTGATAAGGATCAGGTGGGAGGACGAACGGAGTTGCTTCAGGCGATATCTTCGAGCAACCCGAGCTTTGCAGCATATCTGACCAGATCGGCGGTGCTATGCAGTTCGAGTTTGCTCAAAATATTCGCCCGGTGATTGGTCACGGTTTTGGCGCTGATGAAGAGCTTTTCCGCGATGTCTTTCGCGGCGACGCCCTGGGCGAGAAGACGCAGAATCTCCTGTTCCCGTGAGGTGAGATTCCCGTAACCGGTGTCGGAGACATCCGCCGCTTCGGCGGTTTCAAGAAGCCTTGCCCCTATTTCCTGGGAAAGGGCGGCATCGAGGTAGAACTCATCTTTCAGGGCGGCCTGCAAAGCATCCAACAGACATCTTGAAACGGATTCTTTGACAATATAGCCTAGAGCGCCGGCCCGTAATGAACCGAGGATGTAGTCGATTTTCGAATGCATGCTGACGATGACGATGCGGGTTGCCGGGCGGATGGTCCTGATGATTCGGGTCAGCTGGATACCGCTCTTGTCCGGTAGCGACAAATCAACCACGGCCAGATCCGGACTGATTTCGCCGACCACGATTTCACCGTTTCTGGCGTCTGAAGCTTCACCTGCGACTTCAAATCCCGGGAATTTGTTGATGATCTGCTTCAGGCTTGTCCGGAAGGTATCATGATCATCAATAACGACAATTTTTTTATTGTTTGACATCGGTCGGGTCCAGTGGGATTTCGATAAATATTCTTGTTCCCTGGCCGGGAGTTGCCTGAATCCTGAAAGCGCCGTGCATCATCCGGACCCTTTCCCGCATTCCGAGCAAGCCAAAGCGTTTGTTCTTTCTTGCTTTCAGGTATCCGGCGTCCAGGTCAAATCCCCGGCCGTCATCTTCGATGCGGAGGATGAGATTCGGGTGGGAGGAGACCATTTTCACCTCCACCGTTCGGGCGTCGGCGTGTTTTTTGATATTATTCAAGGCCTCCTGCACCAGTCGGTAAATGTTAATAGCATAATTGAATTCCAGCTGCAATGTATCGACCCCGGCTTTGGAAAAGTTGACACCGATGTTGTTTTTTCGCGTAAAGTCCCGGCAGTAATCGGAAATGGCGCTCGGCAAGCCGATCTGTTCAAGACCGGGAGGACGCAGGTTGTAGGAGAGTTCCCTGACGGTCTTGATGCAGCGGTCAAGGAGGCTGGCCCATTCGCCGATTTCCCTGGTCTCGACGCTCTTGCCCTGGGAAGCATCTTCCAGAATCGATTCACTGGCCACCTTTAATGACGACAACTCCTGGGCCACGTTGTCGTGGAGGTCCAGAGATATCTGCTGCCGCTCCGCTTCCTGGACCTCAAGCAGCTCCTGCGACAGAAAGTGGACCTGCTCTTCCGCCTTTTGCAATTCGGAGTTTGCATCCAGAAGTTCCCGGGTTCTTTCCTGAACCTTCAGGTCAAGGCTTTCATGGTATTGCGAGAGTTTATCGGCCATCTTGCTGAACTCCTCAGCGAGAAATTCGAATTCATCGCCGGAGGAAATGGCAAGCCGGTGCCGCAGATTGCCGGCGCCGATCTGCCTGGTCCCTTCCTGTAGTATTTTTACCGGCCCGAGAACGGAACGCATCATGGCCATGAAAATAATGACCGCGAGAACCATAACCGCCGCGCCGGCCAGGCTCACAAAAATCAGGGTGTGCTGATATTTCAGGGAAAGGAAGTCTTCCGTCTCGGTCAATTGCTGCAGATGGATCTGCAGGTGTTCATCGAGAACCGGCCCTAGGGAAATCAGTTCCTGATGGATCATCTCGGCAACGGTTGCTAATTCGGAGTCCTGCCAGCCCGTTTCCGCCTGGTTGATAATATATTCGGAGAGGCTCATGGTCCGGATCACATGATGCATCGTATCGTGAGAGGCTTTCTCTGTTGGATTCGTTTCCAGATTTTCATGATCGCCGTGGGCAGAAACAAGCTTTTTCAGTTGCCTGATGCTTTCGGCAACCTGCTGTTTGTCAATGCGCTTTTCTTTGATCCCCGATTCAAGGGAGAGCAGGATTTTCTTGAGTTCCAGCATCGCGATGGCGGTTGGCGTCACGTCCTGCTGCAGTTTCTCGAAATGATTGTGGATAAAGGCAAAGGTCCGGATATTGTAAATTCCAAAAGCAAAGATGCAGACGATCAGCGGGGAGAAGTACAGGATAAACCTGTTGCGTAGACTCAGCTTGATCACTTTTGACTCCCCCATGAATGAATGATACCGTCTCAAACCGCCAGTCAGGCGATTTGCAAAAAAGGTACTTTTTTATAATAAATTCAGGATATTGTCATGAATATCGCTTGACATCGAAACAGGGATCTCTGACGGTTCTTCTCTCTTCTCTCTTCTCTCTTCTCTCTTCTCTCTTCTCTCTTCTCTCTTCTCTCTTCACTCTTCACTCGTCACTCCGCAGGGCGTTGATTACCTCCTGCAACTCATACGCCCCGGTCAGTTCGAGGAAGATGTCCTCGAGTTTTGATCCAGCCATTTTCGCTTCGGCCCGCAGTGAGTCTATGTTGCCGATATTATTGATTTTTCCCTGGATGATAATCGCGATCCGGTCGCAGAGTTCTTCGGCGATCTCCAAGGAGTGGGTCGAGAGGAAGACTGTGCCGCCATTTCTTGCGTGCTTTCTGAAGAGTTCTTTGACGATCCGGGCGCTCTTGGGGTCGAGGCCGACCATTGGTTCATCGACGACGATCAGCGGCGGTTCCAGGATAAAGGCGGAGGTGATGATCAGTTTCTGGCGCATCCCGTGCGAATAGCTCTCGATGAGATGGTGGCGCCATTCGGAAAGATCAAACAGTCCCAGATACTCCGGGACCAGTTTGGCAAAGCGGGAGGGGGAAACTTCATAAAGGCTGGCGATAAACTGCAGAAACTCGTCTCCGGTAAGTTTCTCGTACAGGTATGGACGGTCGGGGATATAGCCGGTGATCTTCTTGCAGAGTTGCGGCTCAATTGCCAGATCCCTGCCGCCGATAAAAATGTTGCCCCGGTCGGGTTTCAGGAGTCCGGCGAGCATTTTGATGGTGGTGGTTTTGCCTGCGCCGTTCGGACCAAGGAAGCCGAAGATTTCTCCTGATTGTACCGAGAGATTCACATGGTCAACAGCCTTGTAGCCTCCGAACTCCTTGGTCAGGTTTTCGACATGGATCATCCTCTTTTCATTTTTCCCATCAGGACCGTTAGTCATAATCTGTTGTTTCACCTTGCGACGGTTATTCCGGAACGATTTCTATCTGCAGGCGCCCGAGCAGGCCGCCGATTTTGATCTGCTCTTTGGTTTCCCCCTCGACGAATTTGATATGGGTGACGTCGGCCGGGATCTGGTTTTTCGTGGTGTCGAGGGACAGCCATTGCCCGTCGAGGCAGACCTCGTTCCAGGCGTGGTAATAAAATGATTGCTGGTGATAGGTAACACCTGCCACAATCCTGGTGGGAATCCCGGCGTTTCTGGCCATGGCAGCGAAAAGGGCCGCGTGTTCGTTGCAGTCGCCCTTTTTCATGCGCAGGGTGGTGAGTGCATCGGGGATGCCCAGCACCGGTCTTTTTTCAAGGGTTTTGAACACCCAGTCGGCAATGGCCCTGACTTTTTTCAGATCGTTCATGGTCTCTTCGACCAGAGAATCAACCAGTCCGGAAATTTCACTGTGTTCGGACTGGATATAAGGTGTTGCCGAAAGTTCGGCAGGCGGGCCTTCGCAGGCGCGGGCATTTGCCGCGGGCAGGGGCTCAAGAACGACCGAAAGGACCCCGTGATTCAGCCGCTGCCGGTCCTTGTCGATTTCCACTTCGGCTTCCTCCGGAAACGAAAGGCGGAAGAGCAGTTTTTCTCTGGTCGCATAATCACCTGGCATCACACCGGTGACCGGCACGGAAACGCTGGAGAGAATCTCCCTGCCCTGTGTCGGGAGGTCGGTAGCCTTGAATTCCGGTTCCGAGAGAAAGGTAAACCCGGCAGGGGATTCTTCCTTGATCACCTTGCCGTCATCATCCAGCCAGGAATTGATCTGCATTCCGGAGAAGGATTCTGTGAAATGGTGGAGACGATGGATTCTGCCGGCGAGCAGGATTTTCTCATATCCTTTATATTCCAGAACCGTATCTTTTCCGGAAAGGGAAACCGGGTCAAAATAGGGTATCCGGATCTTGCTGCCGGGTTCAGGTTTTCGCTCAAGCAGGTAGCCTCGCTGATTGGTGGCGAGGAATGGGGGGTGGTCCAGAGTGACGGAATCATTGATCTCTTCCTTGCCGGTGGTGATGGTGAAACGGACTGTTTTCCCTTCCACCTGTCCCTTGGCGGTCATGCTGTAGAACGGAGATTCGAGCTGAAAGTCGAAATTCCGGAGCAGCATGGCCGGATCGAGTCGCGCGCTGATCTTTAATTCCACCCGGTGCCGCTGTTCAAGGATGTTCAGCAACAGGAGGGCTTCCTGGGTCAGCTGAAAGCCGTCAGCAACCGGGGTCAGCCGGTTATTGACAAAGCCGATGCGTTCATTCTGAAAATAGACGCCGCTGAAACTCTCCTCCCGGCCCTTCTGGATGACCCTCGCCTCCCGAAGGTCAAGGCGTTCGATGAAGTAGTCACGTTTGAGGAGCAGTCCGAAGAGAACCACCCACAAGACGAGTAAAGAGAGTCTTATCAGAGTGGCCGGGCTGATCTTCTGCATCAGCCGACGACCCAGATTGCCAGCTCCTGGCCCATCAGGATCAGGGCGTCCGATACACCTCGGAACAGCCCCTTGCGCCCCTTGTCAAGACGTCTGCCGATCACGATGGTCCCGAAGCCGTCGATCAGGGCCTGGCGGAGGATCTGCCGGCTCGGGTAGATCCCGGTGAAGGTGTGGAGCCAGGTGATATTGTCCTCGGCAATACCCCCTTCGATCAGGATCTGTTTCGGGGCATGGAAAAGGCTGTCCGGCCTGCCGAGGTGTTCCTCGCACCACTCTCTGCCCCACAGTTCGTAAAGGTGGTCCTGATCGGTTTTGCCCATTCCGCCGAACATCGCCGAGGAGTGGAAGAGAGTGATCCGGCACTTATGATTCCCCTGCATGATATGGGCGAGGTGGTCTGCAGCCATCAGCGAACAGTAGGAACCGTCGACCGGGAGCAGGAATTTATCTGAATCCACCTGGCCATCAACGATCCAGAGCGGAACATCGTGCGACTCGGCAACGATCGAGTTGGAGATGCTGCCGATCACAAGCTCCTCAATCTTTGTTAACCCGCGTCTGCCGATGACCAGAGAGTCATACAGGCCACGGCGGGCCTCGCCGAGGATATCGGCGGCAATGGACCCCCGGGCGAGTTTGGTGTCGCTGGTGATTCTGTCGGCGGCGATGCCGTTCTGCTCAAGTTTCTGCACCGCTTTTTTTACGGCGCTGCGGGCCGCGCGGACTTTTTTTATCGCCGCGGGAGGGAGGCAGTTCATGAGTTCCTGCTCATCCATCCATTCCTTGCCGGGGGGAAGGCTCGCGCAGGGCACTATGGTCAGGAGGTGAAACTTCACCTCGTCCATCTCCCTGAACAGTCCGCAGAGATAGTTCAGGGAATTGGTGGTGTGAATGGAGCCGTCGACGGCGATGAGGATCTTTCTTTCCATGATTCCTGAGGCACTTTTCCTTTCAATCCGGGTCAAGGTATGTGCAGTACTGACCCCGATAATTTCTGAACCCGGTTTCCCGGCCCCGGTTGACCATATACTCGGGGGCCAGCGGGACTTTGCCGAATCCGCCGGGGAGATCAATCGCCAAACGGGGCACCGCCATCCCCGAGGTGAATCCGGTGAGCTGCCTCATGATTTCAAGGCCCGTTTCGATCGGCGTCCGGAAATGGTCGGTCCCTCTGGTCATGTCTCCCTGAAATATATAATAGGGCTTTACCCGGATCAGTAACAACCCGTACATTAATTTTTTTATGATTTCCGGGTTGTCGTTGACACCTTTCAGGAGGACGGTCTGGCAGCCCAGAGGAATGCCGGCGTCGGCCAATCTGTTGCAGGCCGCGGCAGAATCAGGGGTGATCTCATCCGGATGATTGAAATGGGTGTTGAGGTAGAGCGGGTGAAATTTTTTCAGCAGCCGGGCGAGTTTTTGAGTGACCCGCATCGGCAGGGTGCAGGGGACGCGGCTGCCGATCCGGATGATGCCGACCGTGGGAATACTTCGCAGACCGGCGAGAATCCATTCCAGATGATCATCCTCCAGAAGCAACGGGTCGCCCCCGGAAACCAGCACATCCCGGACCGTTGGGTTCCGCCTGATATAGTCCAGTCCCGATTCGATGGACTTCCGGTTTACCGGGAAACCCCCGGTGCCGACCTTTCTCTTTCTGGTGCAGAACCGGCAGTACATGGCGCATTGATTGTGGACCAGAAACAGGACCCGGTCCGGGTATTTATGGATCAGGTTGGGAACGGGAGACAGATCTTCCTCGCCCAGCGGGTCGACGTGGCAGAGGTGGTCGTTCAGTTCAAGGGGGTCGGGGACCGCCTGCCGCCAGAGGGCATCGCCCTTATTTCTGATCAGCCCCAGATAGTAGGGATTGATCCGCATCGGGTACTTTTCTGTTACCGTCAGGGAATCCTTCCCATCCGGTCGCAGATTTACGGGCAGGTCATCGGGGTTTTTTATGCTTTCAGCGAGTATTTTCCGCCAGTGTTTCATCGACCTTTTCTTTATCGGAATGAGTTGTTGAGAATCCCTTTGCTCAAATCAGGGAGATCAGTATACTTGATTTAGATGGAAATGAACCGTTCAAACCGTTCAAGCGGGTTTAACCGTTCAAACTGTTCAAGTGGTTCAAGCTGTTCAAACGGTTCAAGGAGATCTGTTATGCCGCAAAGCACACATGGTTTCAGATATGACGAGTTCGGCAATACTTCCGAAATCCTCCTCTACACCAGAGGGTCGGCTGTTCTGGCGAGCAACTATACCAACAAGGGGACCGCTTTTACCCATGAGGAGAGAAAGCAGCTGAACCTCTCCGGCAGTTTGCCCCCCGCAGTCAGGCCCCTGAAGCGGCAGGTCATTGACTCGAACCGGAAGGTGGCCGAAAAGGCTGATGATATTGAACGGTTTATTTACATGC is a genomic window of Pseudomonadota bacterium containing:
- a CDS encoding KamA family radical SAM protein, translated to MKHWRKILAESIKNPDDLPVNLRPDGKDSLTVTEKYPMRINPYYLGLIRNKGDALWRQAVPDPLELNDHLCHVDPLGEEDLSPVPNLIHKYPDRVLFLVHNQCAMYCRFCTRKRKVGTGGFPVNRKSIESGLDYIRRNPTVRDVLVSGGDPLLLEDDHLEWILAGLRSIPTVGIIRIGSRVPCTLPMRVTQKLARLLKKFHPLYLNTHFNHPDEITPDSAAACNRLADAGIPLGCQTVLLKGVNDNPEIIKKLMYGLLLIRVKPYYIFQGDMTRGTDHFRTPIETGLEIMRQLTGFTSGMAVPRLAIDLPGGFGKVPLAPEYMVNRGRETGFRNYRGQYCTYLDPD